A stretch of the Thermosinus carboxydivorans Nor1 genome encodes the following:
- the rpmG gene encoding 50S ribosomal protein L33 has protein sequence MRNAITLACTECKQRNYQTNKNKKNDPDRLELNKYCKFCKKHTLHKETK, from the coding sequence ATGCGCAACGCTATTACGCTGGCTTGTACTGAATGCAAGCAACGCAATTACCAAACCAATAAAAATAAGAAAAACGACCCCGATAGACTCGAATTAAATAAATACTGCAAGTTTTGCAAAAAACACACTTTACACAAAGAAACCAAGTAA
- the secE gene encoding preprotein translocase subunit SecE has protein sequence MAAQETAIPTNTARWKRFLRDVRAELKKVSWPNKQELVSYTGVVFVSVLVVALLIWVIDTGFSELLRLFIK, from the coding sequence GTGGCTGCCCAAGAAACGGCAATCCCAACCAATACAGCACGCTGGAAACGGTTTTTGCGCGACGTAAGAGCCGAGCTCAAGAAAGTTTCTTGGCCCAATAAGCAGGAACTGGTATCCTACACGGGTGTTGTCTTTGTTTCCGTATTGGTGGTTGCACTGCTTATTTGGGTTATTGACACCGGTTTCAGCGAACTGCTTCGGTTATTCATTAAGTAG
- the rplJ gene encoding 50S ribosomal protein L10, with translation MAVTSEKQAIVAELKEKLANTKGAVITNYRGLTVAQDTKLRRKLREAGVEYRVVKNTLTRIAAKEVGLEGLEPYLEGPTAIAMSYNDPVAPAKVISDFIKENKLQVMEIKAGLVEGKVIDVDGVKALANLPPREVLIAQVLAGMQAPIAGLVNVLQGTIRNFVYVLEAVRKQKESA, from the coding sequence GTGGCAGTAACATCGGAGAAACAAGCTATTGTCGCTGAATTGAAAGAAAAACTGGCAAATACCAAAGGGGCGGTTATTACCAACTACCGCGGCCTTACGGTGGCTCAGGACACCAAACTGCGCCGTAAGCTCCGCGAAGCTGGCGTTGAGTACCGCGTAGTAAAAAATACACTGACCCGCATTGCTGCCAAAGAAGTGGGGCTGGAAGGGTTAGAGCCCTATTTAGAAGGGCCGACGGCCATTGCCATGTCTTACAATGACCCGGTAGCACCGGCAAAAGTGATTTCCGACTTCATCAAAGAAAACAAGTTGCAAGTCATGGAAATCAAAGCCGGTTTGGTCGAGGGCAAGGTTATTGACGTCGACGGTGTTAAAGCCTTGGCAAACCTGCCCCCGCGCGAAGTCCTTATCGCTCAGGTGCTGGCAGGCATGCAGGCGCCCATTGCCGGCTTGGTCAATGTTCTCCAGGGCACCATCCGCAACTTCGTATATGTGCTGGAGGCTGTCCGCAAACAAAAAGAATCTGCGTAA
- the rpoB gene encoding DNA-directed RNA polymerase subunit beta, producing the protein MFKPVQVGTRVRYSYAKINEVLDMPNLIEIQKNSYNWFLKEGLQEIFRDISPIQDFTGNLVLSFEGFTLGEPKYSVEECKERDVTYSAPLRVSVRLINKETGEIKEQEVFMGDFPLMTENGTFIINGAERVIVSQLVRSPGAYYGETIDTSGKKLYNATIIPNRGAWLELETDANDVVSVRVDRTRKLPVTVLIRALGWASNGAILDLFNDDVRIRATLERDSTSSKEEALVEIYKRLRPGEPPTVENATQLLESLFFDPKRYDLAAVGRYKLTKKLGWRRRIMGKTLHEPIINKETGEIIVPEGTVVDEKVAARIEASGVFNHEGLIEFKIRQKDGAVIKVIANPSLPYSHRTITREDIIAAISYLLNLMDGHGKVDDIDHLGNRRLRSVGELLQNQFRIGLSRMERVVKERMTIQDIDVITPQALINIRPVVAAIKEFFGSSQLSQFMDQTNPLAELTHKRRLSALGPGGLSRERAGFEVRDVHHSHYGRMCPIETPEGPNIGLIGSLSTFARINEFGFIETPYRKVDKENRRVTDEVHYLTADEEDEVVIAQANEEISEDGWFVQPRVTVRYKHDILVVPAEQVDYMDVSPKQVVSIATAMIPFLENDDANRALMGANMQRQAVPLLKTQAPLVGTGMEYKAACDSGVVVLAKNAGVVEKVTATEIQVRTDKGSLDTYKLLKYMRSNQGTCINQKPIVYKGQRVEKGQPLADGPSTNNGELALGYNVLVAFMPWEGYNYEDAILLSEELVKEDIFTSIHIEEYECDARDTKLGPEEITRDIPNVSEDVLRDLDERGIIRVGAEVRPGDILVGKVTPKGETELTAEERLLRAIFGEKAREVRDTSLRVPHGEAGKIVDVKVFTRENGDELPPGVNQLVRVYIAQKRKISEGDKMAGRHGNKGVVSRIMPVEDMPFLPDGRPVQIVLNPLGVPSRMNIGQVLETHLGWAAHALGLQIKNMDPNVEQRLREVGYDVDKHGMLKPGEAGVHLATPVFDGAREEDVFKTLKMAGLPENGKSILYDGRTGEPFDNPVTVGYIYMLKLAHLVDDKIHARSTGPYSLVTQQPLGGKAQFGGQRFGEMEVWALEAYGAAYTLQELLTVKSDDVVGRVKTYEAIVKGENVPEPGVPESFKVLIKELQSIGLDVKVLSEDAQEILIRESDEDIHETAKELELSLGGEEPHRPLPHERKLDDIEPDMVDEMEAGSAAEPLDEELDIIAEIGEMDSDKFDLPPTAIDDEDDEFVVPRGKAGKKAKLAKQKKINPRDYLDELEDDYE; encoded by the coding sequence ATGTTCAAGCCTGTACAGGTGGGCACTCGGGTCCGCTATAGTTATGCCAAGATTAACGAAGTTCTGGACATGCCCAACCTCATCGAAATCCAGAAAAACTCCTACAACTGGTTCCTCAAGGAAGGTTTGCAGGAGATATTTCGCGACATCTCGCCAATTCAAGACTTCACCGGCAATCTCGTCTTGTCGTTTGAAGGCTTCACGCTCGGTGAGCCGAAGTATTCGGTGGAAGAGTGCAAAGAACGGGATGTCACCTATTCCGCCCCTTTGCGCGTTAGTGTACGCCTTATCAACAAGGAAACCGGCGAAATTAAAGAACAAGAAGTCTTCATGGGCGATTTCCCGCTCATGACGGAAAACGGTACTTTTATCATCAACGGCGCCGAACGCGTTATTGTCAGTCAGTTAGTGCGCTCACCGGGCGCCTACTACGGTGAGACGATCGATACAAGCGGTAAGAAGCTGTATAATGCCACCATCATCCCGAATCGCGGCGCGTGGCTTGAGCTCGAAACTGACGCTAATGACGTTGTGTCCGTGCGGGTTGACCGTACCCGTAAATTGCCGGTTACTGTCCTCATCCGGGCGTTAGGGTGGGCTTCTAATGGCGCCATTCTTGACCTTTTCAACGATGATGTTCGCATCCGGGCCACGCTGGAACGGGACAGCACCTCTTCCAAGGAAGAGGCGCTGGTAGAAATTTATAAGCGTCTACGGCCGGGCGAACCGCCGACAGTAGAGAATGCGACCCAACTTTTAGAGTCACTGTTTTTTGATCCCAAGCGCTATGACTTGGCGGCGGTAGGACGCTATAAACTGACCAAAAAACTGGGCTGGCGGCGCCGGATTATGGGCAAGACGCTGCATGAGCCGATTATTAATAAAGAAACAGGCGAGATTATTGTTCCCGAAGGCACGGTAGTGGACGAAAAAGTCGCCGCCCGCATCGAGGCAAGCGGTGTTTTCAACCACGAAGGCCTTATTGAATTCAAAATCCGCCAGAAAGACGGCGCGGTTATCAAGGTAATCGCCAATCCCAGCTTACCCTATTCGCATCGCACCATCACCCGTGAGGACATTATCGCTGCTATCAGCTACCTGCTTAACCTGATGGATGGCCACGGCAAAGTTGACGACATCGATCACCTTGGCAACCGCCGTCTCCGCTCGGTAGGCGAACTATTGCAAAACCAGTTCCGCATCGGCTTGTCGCGGATGGAGCGGGTTGTCAAAGAGCGCATGACCATCCAGGATATCGATGTCATTACCCCGCAGGCGCTCATCAACATCCGACCGGTAGTGGCCGCCATTAAAGAATTCTTCGGCTCCAGCCAGTTGTCACAGTTCATGGACCAGACAAATCCGCTGGCCGAGCTTACCCATAAACGCCGGCTGAGCGCCCTTGGCCCGGGTGGTCTGAGCCGGGAACGGGCCGGGTTCGAAGTGCGCGACGTGCACCACTCCCATTATGGCCGTATGTGTCCAATTGAGACGCCGGAAGGTCCTAACATCGGTCTGATCGGCTCACTGTCCACCTTTGCCCGGATTAATGAGTTTGGCTTTATTGAGACGCCGTACCGCAAAGTTGATAAAGAGAACCGCCGGGTTACTGATGAGGTCCACTATCTTACCGCCGACGAAGAAGATGAAGTGGTTATTGCCCAGGCCAACGAAGAGATCAGTGAAGACGGTTGGTTTGTCCAACCACGGGTTACCGTCCGCTACAAACATGATATTCTGGTTGTCCCGGCCGAGCAGGTCGACTACATGGATGTTTCCCCCAAACAGGTAGTGTCTATCGCTACTGCCATGATTCCCTTCCTGGAAAACGACGACGCCAACCGAGCCCTGATGGGTGCCAACATGCAGCGTCAGGCTGTACCGCTTCTCAAAACGCAGGCCCCGCTCGTTGGCACCGGCATGGAATATAAAGCGGCTTGCGACTCCGGCGTGGTCGTTCTCGCCAAAAATGCCGGCGTGGTCGAAAAGGTGACGGCTACCGAAATTCAGGTTCGTACTGACAAGGGCAGTTTGGATACATATAAACTGCTCAAATATATGCGTTCCAACCAAGGAACTTGTATCAATCAAAAGCCCATCGTTTACAAGGGCCAGCGGGTGGAAAAAGGTCAGCCCCTGGCCGACGGGCCGTCCACCAACAACGGTGAACTCGCCCTTGGCTACAACGTCCTGGTAGCGTTTATGCCGTGGGAGGGCTACAACTACGAGGACGCCATCCTACTCAGCGAAGAGCTGGTGAAGGAAGATATTTTTACTTCGATCCACATTGAAGAATATGAGTGCGATGCCCGCGACACCAAATTGGGACCGGAAGAAATAACCCGCGATATTCCCAACGTGTCAGAGGATGTGCTCCGCGATTTGGACGAACGCGGCATTATCCGGGTTGGTGCCGAGGTTCGCCCCGGCGACATTTTGGTTGGCAAAGTAACGCCGAAAGGCGAGACGGAATTGACGGCAGAAGAACGGCTACTCAGGGCCATTTTTGGCGAAAAGGCGCGGGAAGTGCGTGACACGTCGCTGCGCGTGCCGCACGGTGAAGCCGGCAAAATCGTCGATGTAAAAGTCTTTACCCGGGAGAACGGCGACGAGCTGCCGCCCGGTGTAAACCAGCTGGTCCGCGTTTACATTGCCCAAAAACGGAAGATTTCGGAAGGCGACAAGATGGCTGGTCGCCACGGCAACAAGGGTGTCGTGTCGCGCATCATGCCGGTAGAAGATATGCCTTTCCTGCCCGATGGCCGTCCTGTGCAAATCGTGCTCAATCCCCTGGGCGTACCGTCTCGGATGAACATCGGTCAGGTACTGGAAACGCACCTTGGTTGGGCTGCTCACGCCCTCGGCCTCCAGATTAAAAATATGGATCCTAATGTAGAGCAGCGTTTGCGGGAAGTCGGCTATGATGTGGATAAACACGGCATGCTCAAACCAGGGGAAGCCGGGGTTCACCTGGCGACGCCCGTTTTTGACGGGGCCCGCGAAGAAGACGTGTTTAAAACACTGAAAATGGCCGGCTTGCCAGAAAATGGCAAAAGCATCCTATATGACGGCCGCACCGGCGAGCCTTTTGACAATCCGGTCACCGTAGGCTATATCTATATGCTGAAACTGGCCCACTTGGTGGACGACAAAATTCATGCCCGTTCTACCGGGCCCTACTCGCTTGTTACCCAGCAGCCGCTGGGCGGCAAGGCCCAGTTCGGCGGTCAGCGGTTCGGCGAAATGGAGGTTTGGGCGCTGGAAGCCTACGGCGCCGCTTATACGCTGCAGGAGCTCTTGACGGTTAAGTCAGATGACGTGGTCGGCCGCGTAAAAACCTATGAAGCCATTGTAAAAGGCGAAAATGTGCCTGAACCGGGGGTGCCCGAGTCCTTTAAGGTACTCATCAAAGAATTGCAGAGCATCGGTCTAGACGTTAAGGTGCTTAGCGAGGATGCTCAGGAAATCCTCATTCGCGAGTCAGACGAGGATATCCATGAAACAGCCAAGGAATTGGAACTCAGCCTTGGCGGCGAAGAACCGCATCGGCCGCTGCCGCATGAGCGAAAACTTGACGACATTGAACCCGATATGGTGGACGAGATGGAAGCAGGTAGCGCTGCCGAGCCGCTTGATGAAGAATTGGATATTATTGCTGAAATCGGCGAGATGGACAGTGATAAGTTTGACCTTCCCCCGACTGCAATCGACGACGAAGATGACGAATTTGTCGTGCCACGCGGTAAAGCCGGCAAGAAGGCCAAGCTTGCTAAACAAAAGAAAATCAATCCTCGCGATTATCTTGATGAGCTTGAAGACGACTACGAGTAA
- the rplL gene encoding 50S ribosomal protein L7/L12, translated as MTKEQIMEAIEKMTVLELAELVKALEEKFGVSAAAPVAVAAAPAAGAAAAPAAEEKTEFDVILTNPGAGKINVIKVVREITGLGLKEAKDLVDGAPKPVKEKVSKADAEAIKAKLVEAGATVEIK; from the coding sequence ATGACGAAAGAACAAATTATGGAAGCTATTGAGAAAATGACTGTGCTGGAGCTCGCTGAGCTCGTAAAAGCCCTCGAAGAAAAATTCGGTGTTAGCGCTGCCGCTCCTGTAGCCGTCGCTGCTGCTCCGGCCGCCGGCGCTGCTGCTGCTCCTGCTGCCGAAGAAAAAACCGAATTCGACGTTATTCTCACCAACCCTGGCGCCGGCAAAATCAACGTTATCAAAGTTGTGCGCGAAATCACCGGCCTGGGTCTCAAAGAAGCCAAAGACCTGGTGGATGGCGCTCCCAAGCCTGTTAAAGAAAAAGTTTCCAAAGCCGATGCCGAAGCGATCAAAGCTAAGCTTGTCGAAGCCGGCGCTACTGTTGAAATTAAATAA
- the rplK gene encoding 50S ribosomal protein L11 yields the protein MAKKVVKVVKLQVPAGKATPAPPVGPALGQAGVNIMAFVKEFNERTAQQAGLIIPVEITVFEDRSFTFVTKTPPAAVLLKKAAGIETASGEPNKKKVAKVPRAKVREIAELKMQDLNAASLEAAMRMIEGTARSMGIDIID from the coding sequence ATGGCTAAAAAAGTAGTGAAAGTTGTGAAACTGCAAGTTCCTGCTGGCAAAGCTACTCCGGCGCCTCCGGTTGGGCCTGCGCTCGGTCAGGCTGGAGTCAATATAATGGCTTTCGTTAAGGAATTTAACGAAAGAACGGCGCAACAAGCCGGTTTGATTATTCCGGTTGAAATCACCGTCTTTGAAGATAGATCTTTCACGTTTGTCACCAAGACCCCGCCTGCAGCCGTACTGCTGAAAAAGGCCGCAGGAATTGAGACTGCTTCGGGTGAGCCTAACAAGAAAAAGGTTGCTAAGGTTCCTCGCGCCAAGGTTCGCGAGATTGCGGAACTCAAGATGCAGGACTTGAATGCTGCCAGCCTCGAAGCGGCAATGCGCATGATTGAGGGCACTGCCCGCAGCATGGGTATCGACATTATCGACTAA
- the rplA gene encoding 50S ribosomal protein L1 translates to MPKHGKKYQEAAKLIERGKLYDPEEAVELVKKTASAKFDETVEVAVKLGVDPKHADQQVRGAVVLPYGTGKTKRVLVFAKGEKAKEAEEAGADFVGAEDMVAKIQEGWTDFDVAVATPDMMGMVGRLGKILGPKGLMPNPKVGTVTMDVARAVKEIKAGKIEYRTDKAGNIHAPIGKVSFDNEKLLKNFYTLIDTLIRVKPAAAKGQYLRSITLSTTMGPGVKVSTLRAPGKKD, encoded by the coding sequence ATGCCGAAACACGGTAAGAAATATCAAGAAGCGGCCAAGCTGATTGAGCGGGGCAAGCTGTATGATCCAGAAGAGGCCGTTGAGCTGGTAAAGAAAACGGCCAGCGCCAAGTTTGACGAAACGGTGGAAGTGGCCGTAAAACTGGGCGTTGATCCCAAACACGCCGACCAGCAGGTGCGCGGCGCCGTTGTTCTGCCCTATGGCACCGGCAAAACCAAACGGGTTCTCGTCTTCGCCAAAGGTGAAAAAGCCAAGGAAGCCGAAGAAGCCGGCGCTGATTTTGTGGGCGCTGAAGATATGGTGGCGAAAATTCAGGAAGGTTGGACCGATTTTGATGTGGCCGTGGCTACGCCCGATATGATGGGCATGGTCGGCCGTCTTGGTAAAATCCTCGGTCCCAAAGGCTTAATGCCGAACCCCAAAGTCGGCACGGTAACCATGGATGTAGCCCGTGCCGTTAAAGAGATCAAGGCTGGTAAGATCGAGTACCGCACCGATAAGGCCGGTAATATTCATGCGCCGATCGGCAAGGTCTCGTTTGACAACGAGAAGCTGCTTAAGAACTTCTATACGCTCATCGACACCTTGATTCGCGTTAAGCCGGCTGCAGCCAAGGGTCAGTACCTGCGCAGCATTACCCTGAGCACCACTATGGGGCCTGGCGTAAAAGTGAGCACGCTGCGCGCTCCCGGCAAAAAAGACTAA
- the rpoC gene encoding DNA-directed RNA polymerase subunit beta': MLDVNNFDSIRIGLASPDQIRKWSYGEVKKPETINYRTLKPERDGLFCEKIFGPTRDWECHCGKYKRIRYKGIVCDRCGVEVTRSKVRRDRMGHIELAAPVSHIWYFKGIPSRMGLILDISPRSLEKVLYFASYIVLDPGDTPLMKKQLLTENEYREYREKYGNAFKVGMGAEAIKKLLEELDLDKMSRELRQELKEVSGQRKIRAIRRLEVVEAFRKSGNRPEWMILDVIPVIPPELRPMVQLDGGRFATSDLNDLYRRVINRNNRLKRLLDLGAPDIIVRNEKRMLQEAVDALIDNGRRGRPVTGPGNRPLKSLSDMLKGKQGRFRQNLLGKRVDYSGRSVIVVGPELKLHQCGLPKEMALELFKPFVMKKLVNAGHAHNIKSAKRMVERVRPEVWDVLEEVIKEHPVLLNRAPTLHRLGIQAFEPVLSEGRAIKIHPLVCTAYNADFDGDQMAVHVPLSAEAQAEARMLMLSAHNILSTKDGKPIATPTQDMVLGSYYLTIERDGDKGEGKIFANVNEALLAYDHKEVSLHAKIKVRMPGKGLVNTTVGRLIFNEPLPEELREYRQENGEWYLGILMDKKQLAKLVDKAYRRFGNAKTAEILDNIKKMGFTFARQAGVTIAISDIVIPPEKKEILARTDAQVDIIDKQYRRGLITEDERYKKIIDLWTKATEEVTAALMNALDKFNPVYMMANSGARGNIQQIRQLAGMRGLMADPSGRIIDVPIKANFREGLTVLDYFTSTHGARKGLADTALRTADSGYLTRRLVDVAQDVIVREEDCDVIGINLVKERARLAQSSASAIGFLRDTLLGRVLAQDVLDPKTGDVLIAKDTALDDDHLKTIGEHGVFEIVVRGLAVSTEEDVGSAATEIITLGAPEEKMRQTLKEAMVREMLGKNTVEAVYNSAGEEIVPADTPLTEDHIEAILSSDVREVKVRNNNIKGIEVEAITEGASVIESLRDRIVGRVAAEDIIDENTGEVIVRLNEEITEEKADRIVQFRKKVSIRSVLTCKSQYGVCIKCYGRNLATGHMVDVGEAVGIIAAQSIGEPGTQLTMRTFHTGGIAGDDITQGLPRVEELFEARKPKRQAIISEIDGTVEVKEVKGMRKVTVKPPMGEERVYQIPYGARLLVKDGDVVQAGDRLTEGSVNPHDILRVSGLRATQRYLVHEVQKVYKSQGVEINDKHIEVMVRQMLHKVKVEDPGDTDLLPGEYIDINTFESENARAIEKGGEPAVARPILLGITKASLATDSFLSAASFQETTRVLTEAAIKGKIDPLLGLKENVIIGKLVPAGTGMSRYRNIKVRRLDEVNSSEQR, from the coding sequence TTGTTGGACGTAAATAATTTTGACTCCATCCGTATCGGTTTGGCGTCACCGGATCAGATTCGTAAGTGGTCGTACGGCGAAGTTAAAAAACCTGAAACTATTAACTACCGCACCCTTAAGCCTGAGCGCGACGGGTTGTTCTGTGAGAAAATTTTTGGTCCCACCCGCGACTGGGAATGTCATTGCGGCAAATATAAACGCATCCGCTATAAAGGTATTGTTTGCGATCGCTGCGGCGTTGAAGTTACGCGCTCCAAAGTGCGCCGCGACCGGATGGGCCATATCGAACTAGCGGCGCCGGTCTCCCATATTTGGTATTTTAAAGGCATCCCCAGCCGGATGGGCCTTATTCTTGACATATCGCCCCGGTCGCTCGAGAAGGTGCTTTATTTTGCTTCCTACATTGTCCTCGATCCCGGCGATACTCCCCTCATGAAAAAACAGTTGCTGACGGAGAACGAATACCGCGAATACCGGGAAAAATATGGCAACGCGTTTAAGGTTGGCATGGGGGCCGAGGCCATAAAGAAACTCCTCGAAGAACTTGACCTTGATAAGATGAGTCGCGAACTGCGGCAGGAACTCAAGGAAGTAAGCGGTCAGCGCAAAATCCGGGCCATCCGCCGTCTGGAAGTTGTGGAGGCTTTTCGTAAGTCGGGCAACCGGCCGGAGTGGATGATCCTCGACGTAATTCCCGTCATTCCGCCCGAACTGCGCCCCATGGTCCAGCTTGACGGTGGCCGCTTTGCCACCTCTGACCTCAACGACCTGTACCGCCGCGTCATCAACCGCAACAACCGCCTTAAGCGTCTTCTCGACCTGGGAGCGCCTGATATCATTGTCCGCAATGAAAAGCGGATGCTCCAGGAAGCGGTCGACGCTCTCATCGACAACGGCCGCCGCGGCCGGCCGGTCACCGGCCCCGGCAACCGTCCGCTCAAGTCGCTGAGCGATATGCTCAAAGGTAAGCAGGGGCGGTTCCGCCAGAACCTGCTGGGCAAGCGGGTTGACTACTCAGGCCGTTCGGTTATCGTCGTCGGCCCGGAGCTCAAACTGCACCAGTGCGGTTTGCCTAAGGAGATGGCGTTAGAACTCTTCAAGCCTTTTGTCATGAAAAAGCTGGTTAACGCCGGCCATGCCCACAATATCAAGAGTGCAAAACGGATGGTCGAACGGGTCAGACCCGAGGTTTGGGACGTCCTCGAAGAGGTCATCAAAGAGCATCCGGTACTCCTTAACCGGGCCCCCACGCTGCACCGCCTTGGTATTCAGGCCTTTGAACCGGTGTTGTCCGAAGGCCGAGCCATCAAGATCCACCCCCTTGTTTGCACCGCCTACAACGCCGACTTTGACGGCGACCAAATGGCCGTGCATGTGCCGCTGTCGGCGGAGGCCCAGGCGGAAGCCCGCATGCTCATGCTGTCGGCGCATAACATCCTTTCCACTAAGGACGGTAAACCTATTGCCACTCCGACTCAGGACATGGTTCTTGGCTCCTACTACTTGACCATTGAACGAGACGGCGACAAAGGCGAAGGCAAGATTTTTGCCAATGTTAACGAGGCGCTCCTCGCTTATGATCATAAAGAAGTGTCTCTCCATGCCAAGATTAAAGTACGGATGCCGGGCAAGGGCCTGGTTAACACCACCGTTGGCCGGTTGATCTTCAATGAGCCGCTGCCGGAAGAACTGCGGGAATACCGACAGGAAAACGGCGAATGGTATCTCGGCATCCTGATGGACAAAAAGCAGCTGGCGAAACTGGTGGATAAAGCCTACCGCCGCTTCGGCAACGCGAAAACGGCGGAGATTTTGGACAATATCAAAAAGATGGGCTTTACGTTCGCTCGCCAGGCGGGCGTCACCATCGCTATTTCCGATATTGTCATTCCGCCGGAGAAAAAGGAGATTTTGGCTCGGACCGACGCGCAGGTCGACATTATTGATAAACAGTACCGCCGTGGTCTGATTACCGAAGACGAGCGGTACAAGAAGATTATCGACCTCTGGACTAAGGCGACCGAGGAAGTCACGGCCGCACTCATGAATGCCCTGGATAAATTTAATCCTGTCTACATGATGGCCAACTCCGGCGCCCGCGGCAACATCCAGCAGATCCGCCAGCTTGCCGGCATGCGGGGCCTTATGGCCGATCCTTCCGGAAGAATTATCGACGTACCGATTAAGGCCAACTTCCGCGAGGGCCTAACTGTACTTGACTACTTCACCTCGACACACGGCGCCCGGAAAGGTTTGGCTGACACGGCGCTGCGGACGGCCGACTCGGGTTATCTTACCCGCCGTCTGGTCGACGTGGCCCAGGATGTCATTGTTCGTGAGGAAGACTGCGATGTTATCGGCATTAACCTCGTCAAAGAACGGGCCCGGCTTGCCCAGTCAAGCGCCAGCGCTATCGGCTTTTTGCGCGACACGCTCCTCGGCCGCGTTTTGGCGCAGGACGTCCTGGACCCCAAGACAGGCGATGTGTTGATAGCTAAGGATACTGCCCTCGACGATGACCACTTGAAAACCATCGGCGAACACGGCGTATTTGAGATTGTGGTGCGCGGGCTGGCGGTATCAACCGAAGAAGATGTGGGCAGCGCCGCTACCGAAATCATCACTCTGGGTGCGCCGGAAGAGAAAATGCGCCAGACGCTCAAAGAAGCGATGGTGCGGGAGATGCTCGGCAAAAATACCGTTGAGGCGGTCTATAATAGCGCCGGCGAGGAAATCGTTCCGGCCGACACGCCGCTTACGGAAGACCACATTGAAGCCATCCTGTCGAGCGATGTGCGGGAAGTCAAGGTCCGCAACAATAATATCAAAGGCATCGAAGTGGAGGCTATCACTGAAGGGGCGAGCGTGATTGAATCGCTGCGCGACCGGATCGTGGGCCGGGTGGCTGCCGAGGATATCATTGATGAAAATACCGGGGAAGTTATCGTCCGGCTTAACGAGGAAATTACGGAAGAAAAAGCCGATCGCATCGTTCAGTTTCGCAAAAAGGTATCCATTCGGTCGGTTCTCACCTGCAAATCGCAATATGGCGTCTGCATAAAATGCTATGGTCGCAACCTGGCTACCGGGCATATGGTCGATGTTGGCGAAGCGGTTGGCATCATCGCCGCCCAGTCGATTGGCGAGCCGGGCACCCAGCTTACCATGCGTACCTTCCATACCGGTGGTATTGCCGGTGACGACATCACCCAAGGTTTGCCGCGGGTCGAAGAATTGTTTGAAGCCCGCAAGCCAAAACGCCAGGCGATCATTAGCGAAATCGACGGAACGGTGGAAGTCAAAGAAGTCAAAGGTATGCGCAAGGTTACCGTTAAGCCGCCGATGGGCGAAGAACGGGTATACCAAATCCCATACGGGGCAAGACTACTTGTCAAGGACGGCGACGTCGTCCAGGCCGGCGACCGCCTCACCGAAGGTTCGGTCAATCCGCATGACATTCTGCGCGTTAGTGGCTTGCGGGCGACGCAGCGCTACCTGGTCCATGAAGTACAGAAGGTTTACAAATCCCAGGGCGTTGAGATCAATGACAAGCACATTGAGGTTATGGTGCGGCAAATGCTGCACAAGGTCAAGGTCGAAGACCCTGGCGATACCGATCTCCTGCCGGGCGAGTACATTGATATTAATACTTTTGAAAGTGAAAACGCCCGGGCCATTGAGAAAGGCGGCGAACCTGCCGTGGCTCGTCCCATCCTCCTCGGTATTACCAAGGCATCGTTGGCGACCGACTCTTTCCTATCGGCAGCTTCCTTCCAGGAAACGACCCGCGTCCTGACGGAAGCGGCCATTAAAGGGAAAATTGACCCGCTGCTGGGACTCAAGGAAAACGTCATCATTGGCAAACTGGTGCCGGCTGGCACCGGGATGAGCCGCTACCGCAACATCAAAGTGCGGCGCCTTGACGAAGTTAATAGCAGTGAACAACGATAA
- the nusG gene encoding transcription termination/antitermination protein NusG, with product MESEKKWYVIHTYSGYENKVKANLEKKVRSMGMENEIFRVLVPMEDEVEIKDGKKKVAKRKVFPGYVLVEMIVNDRSWYVVRNTPGVTGFVGSGTKPIPLSDAEVRHILKAMGIEEIKPKVDISIGQLVRITSGAFENWTASVLEVYPDRGKLKVLINLFGRETPVELDFVQVEKI from the coding sequence ATGGAGTCCGAAAAAAAGTGGTATGTTATCCATACTTATTCCGGTTATGAAAACAAAGTGAAAGCCAACCTTGAGAAAAAAGTTCGTTCCATGGGCATGGAAAACGAGATTTTTCGTGTTTTAGTGCCAATGGAAGACGAAGTGGAAATTAAGGATGGCAAGAAAAAAGTCGCCAAACGCAAAGTTTTTCCCGGCTATGTGCTGGTAGAGATGATTGTGAATGACCGGTCCTGGTATGTTGTCCGCAACACGCCGGGTGTGACCGGCTTTGTGGGCTCAGGAACCAAACCCATTCCGCTTAGCGATGCCGAAGTCAGACACATCCTCAAAGCTATGGGGATTGAAGAAATTAAGCCCAAAGTTGATATTAGCATAGGGCAACTTGTGCGGATTACTTCCGGCGCTTTTGAAAACTGGACGGCCTCCGTCCTGGAAGTTTACCCCGATCGGGGTAAACTGAAAGTGCTGATCAATCTTTTTGGCCGCGAGACGCCGGTAGAATTGGATTTCGTACAAGTTGAAAAAATATAA